The Candidatus Desulfovibrio trichonymphae region GAGGTGAACGCGCTATGCCGGTGCTGAACAGCAAAGAATTGCGGCTTGTGGGTTTCCTCTGCAACTGGTGTTCTTACGGCGGCGCGGATACTGCCGGTGTGGCCCGCGCCGGGCAGCCGACAGATTTGCGCATCATCCGCGTCCCCTGTTCCGGCCGCGTTAACCCGCTTTTTGTTGTCAAAGCGCTGCTTGAAGGCGCGGACGGCGTGCTGGTCTCAGGCTGCCACCCCCGTGACTGCCATTATGCCGCCGGCAATTTTTACGCACGCCGCCGCCTAGAGGTGCTCAAGCGCTTTCTTCCCGTACTCGGCATTGATAACGCGCGCTTTGAGTACGCCTGGGTTTCAGCTTCTGAAGGACAGCGCTGGCAGCATGTTGTCACCAGCTTTACAAAGCGCATCCACGCGATGGGCCCGGCACCCCATTTTAATGACGCCAAGCCGCTGCTCAGGGTTGCCGATATGGCGCTGACAGCTCTGCGGCCGCTCGGCACAGCTCAAAATGCCGCTGTCAACGAACTGAAACAGGCTATTAAAGACAAGCTGCCGGAACTTAACTGCGTGATAGGCTGGCAACAGGGCTATGACGGCGCGCATGCGACGCCGCTTTTCATGAAAACTCCAGAAGATGTGGATAAATTGTCTTGGGGCCCCTTCAACGTCATGAACCCCGCTGTATATCTGCCCCTGTTCAAAGGGAAAAAAACAGGCGTTGTCGTCAAGGGCTGCGATTCCCGCTCTGTCGTGGAACTATTGCAGGAAAATCTGATCAAACGTGAGGATGTGCTCATTTTTGCCCTGCCGTGTGAAGGCACGCTTGACATAGCGCGCGTCAACGAAAAACTCGGTCGCTATACCCGAATAAACGCTGTCGCCTATGACGAGGCCGGCGTCACCATCACGGCCGACGGAAAGGAACACCGTTTCTGCATGAATGACTTTGCCCAAGGCAAGTGCTACGGGTGCGCGACGCCGATGGCCGTACTGGCAGACACCCGCCTTGGCGAGCCGCATAAGGTGAATCCCGGCTCGTCTGTACCGCCGGAACTGGCCATGCTGGACGATATGGCGCTTTCCGAACGCATGGCCTTCTGGCGCGGGCAAATGGAGCGCTGTCTGCGCTGTTACGCCTGCCGCAACGCCTGCCCCATGTGCGTCTGCCGCGACTACTGCGTTTCGGACAGCCGTGACCCGCATTGGATGAGCCAGGATGCCGATATCAAGCAGAAACTCTTTTTCCAGACCATCCACGCCCTGCATCTGTCCGGGCGATGCACCGGCTGTGGCGAATGCCAGCGGGCCTGCCCTGTGGGCATTCCCATTCTTGCTCTACGCCAGCAGATAGCCCGCGCCGTCGCTCAGCTT contains the following coding sequences:
- a CDS encoding hydrogenase iron-sulfur subunit; the encoded protein is MPVLNSKELRLVGFLCNWCSYGGADTAGVARAGQPTDLRIIRVPCSGRVNPLFVVKALLEGADGVLVSGCHPRDCHYAAGNFYARRRLEVLKRFLPVLGIDNARFEYAWVSASEGQRWQHVVTSFTKRIHAMGPAPHFNDAKPLLRVADMALTALRPLGTAQNAAVNELKQAIKDKLPELNCVIGWQQGYDGAHATPLFMKTPEDVDKLSWGPFNVMNPAVYLPLFKGKKTGVVVKGCDSRSVVELLQENLIKREDVLIFALPCEGTLDIARVNEKLGRYTRINAVAYDEAGVTITADGKEHRFCMNDFAQGKCYGCATPMAVLADTRLGEPHKVNPGSSVPPELAMLDDMALSERMAFWRGQMERCLRCYACRNACPMCVCRDYCVSDSRDPHWMSQDADIKQKLFFQTIHALHLSGRCTGCGECQRACPVGIPILALRQQIARAVAQLFDDYKAGLDPAALPPLLGYEAHEKNIHERDWK